One Sporomusaceae bacterium ACPt DNA window includes the following coding sequences:
- the dmdB_2 gene encoding 2,3-dimethylmalate dehydratase small subunit, with translation MNKIKGRVWVFDDNVDTDQILPGYAMAEDFSGLGRYAMAGSKEPDFAARVNPGDIIAAGKNFGCGSSREQAPVALQAAGVSLIIAESFARIFRRNAINIGLPVLVADLRQYVQTGDGIEVDLVQGIVKINDREVVAQALSANVLATINAGGLINRVRQEIGVSNG, from the coding sequence ATGAATAAGATCAAGGGTCGAGTGTGGGTTTTTGACGATAATGTGGATACAGACCAAATACTGCCCGGCTATGCCATGGCCGAAGATTTTTCCGGGTTGGGCAGGTATGCCATGGCCGGCAGTAAAGAACCGGATTTTGCCGCAAGGGTAAACCCTGGCGACATCATTGCGGCCGGAAAAAATTTCGGCTGCGGCTCAAGCCGGGAACAGGCACCGGTCGCGTTACAAGCCGCAGGTGTAAGCTTGATTATTGCTGAATCGTTTGCCCGGATTTTTCGCCGCAATGCCATCAATATCGGCTTACCGGTGCTGGTGGCTGATCTGAGACAATATGTTCAGACCGGTGACGGGATTGAGGTCGATCTTGTTCAGGGTATTGTCAAAATAAATGACCGGGAAGTTGTTGCTCAGGCCTTATCGGCAAATGTACTGGCGACCATTAATGCCGGTGGCCTGATTAACCGGGTCCGGCAAGAAATAGGCGTAAGCAACGGCTGA
- the leuC_1 gene encoding 3-isopropylmalate dehydratase large subunit — translation MNFIEQYLARAAGLEAVAAGQDIRCRVDLVAAHDVTGPMAIQQFEHIGIDHVFDPKKVVMVIDHIFPAATVQAKTMHWIIKDFARQYGITLYDKGQGVIHQVLAESHRLQPGDILVGADSHTCTAGGYGVIAIPVGSTELAAAMATGTIDIEVPEVIEVYMTGQPKPYVGGKDIVLSLIKEFGVDGLTDKAVVFTGPGIAAISMDDRMTICNMGIEMGAMIACFGEETAATGVARTMPLALETVAIVAACPPSPANVRPVAELADVEVTQVVVGSCTNGRLSDMEQVVNILKKHQVHPAVTMLVVPASKNVLAAMEQAGWCKILRDAGAVITNPGCGPCFGAHQGLGTDRDVILSTTNRNFPGRMGHRSAQVYLASPATAAATAVCGRITQPGSLSSEGGAGNE, via the coding sequence ATGAATTTTATAGAACAGTATCTGGCCAGAGCGGCAGGCCTTGAGGCGGTGGCTGCCGGGCAGGATATCCGCTGCCGCGTTGATCTGGTGGCAGCGCATGATGTTACCGGGCCGATGGCCATTCAACAATTTGAGCATATCGGGATTGATCATGTGTTTGACCCAAAGAAAGTAGTGATGGTGATTGATCATATTTTTCCGGCCGCCACCGTTCAGGCCAAAACTATGCACTGGATCATCAAAGATTTTGCCCGGCAATATGGCATTACTCTGTATGATAAGGGGCAAGGCGTCATTCATCAGGTGTTGGCCGAAAGTCACAGGCTGCAGCCGGGAGATATACTGGTCGGAGCCGATTCCCATACCTGTACCGCCGGTGGCTATGGTGTTATCGCTATTCCGGTAGGGTCGACCGAACTGGCTGCCGCCATGGCAACAGGTACGATTGACATCGAAGTGCCGGAAGTGATTGAAGTGTACATGACCGGACAGCCTAAGCCTTATGTCGGCGGTAAAGATATTGTTTTATCACTGATCAAAGAGTTCGGGGTGGACGGCCTGACTGATAAAGCGGTTGTTTTTACCGGACCGGGAATTGCTGCCATCAGTATGGATGACCGGATGACCATCTGCAATATGGGAATTGAAATGGGAGCCATGATTGCCTGTTTCGGTGAAGAAACAGCAGCAACCGGGGTGGCGCGAACTATGCCGCTGGCGTTAGAGACAGTGGCTATCGTGGCAGCATGTCCCCCTTCGCCGGCCAATGTCCGCCCTGTGGCTGAACTGGCAGATGTTGAGGTCACCCAGGTGGTTGTCGGCAGTTGCACCAACGGCCGGCTGTCCGATATGGAACAAGTGGTCAATATTCTTAAAAAGCATCAAGTCCACCCGGCTGTAACCATGCTGGTCGTTCCGGCTTCGAAAAACGTGCTGGCGGCTATGGAACAGGCCGGCTGGTGTAAGATTTTGCGCGATGCCGGAGCGGTTATTACCAATCCGGGGTGCGGTCCTTGTTTTGGGGCCCATCAAGGGCTTGGCACCGACCGGGATGTTATTCTGTCCACTACCAACCGGAATTTTCCCGGCCGGATGGGGCACCGCAGTGCCCAGGTGTATTTAGCTTCGCCGGCAACAGCCGCGGCAACGGCGGTCTGTGGCAGGATTACCCAACCGGGGTCATTATCATCGGAAGGCGGCGCAGGCAATGAATAA